One window from the genome of Methyloradius palustris encodes:
- the argA gene encoding amino-acid N-acetyltransferase, with translation MSVGLAIRKRRKSLNLTLQALAQLVDADSGNLSRIERGTQGVSESMLRKLCIALDCTPAHLYAQSEPTTSASLQSASPLQLTKPQDFVRWFRSATPYIHAFGGRTFVIAFGGEVVDDKQFVALSHDLNLLASLEVRLVLVHGARPQIESRLKRNKLETRLVGGLRVTDDEAMEAVKEANGAIRVEIEALLSMGIINSPMAGSDIRVASGNFVTAKPVGVLEGVDLQHTGEVRKVDAVGIQKRLDDGEVVLLSPLGYSSIGEVFNLTLEDVAVSAAIALDADKLIFLMDSTGVHNARGELLREMTADKAKNMLRNIENNVAQNTDVKNFTEDEGYYLPAAIRACDNGVARTHLISRHVDGAILQELFTYDGIGTMITEASLESIRPAEIGDVGGILQLIEPLEAEGVLVRRGRERLEMEINCFHVMEHDGRIIGCAAIYPYLEEKTAELACMAIHPSFRRGGRGDRLLNYCLEVAKEQKLKSVFVLTTRTEHWFIERGFIEKDVDALPQNRKALYNLQRRSKIFIRAL, from the coding sequence ATGTCTGTTGGATTAGCAATACGTAAACGTCGCAAATCGCTCAACCTTACCCTGCAGGCACTGGCGCAACTGGTCGATGCCGATAGCGGCAATCTTTCGCGCATTGAGCGTGGCACCCAAGGTGTTTCTGAAAGCATGTTACGCAAGCTATGTATTGCGCTTGACTGCACACCAGCGCACCTCTATGCCCAAAGCGAGCCAACAACCAGCGCATCATTACAATCAGCATCGCCGCTGCAACTGACCAAACCACAAGACTTCGTTCGCTGGTTTCGTTCTGCTACGCCTTACATCCACGCCTTTGGTGGCCGCACTTTTGTTATCGCATTTGGTGGTGAAGTGGTCGATGACAAACAATTTGTCGCGCTTTCGCACGACCTCAACCTGCTTGCCAGCCTTGAAGTAAGGCTGGTGTTGGTACATGGCGCACGCCCACAGATTGAATCTCGCCTCAAGCGTAACAAGCTAGAAACTAGACTAGTCGGCGGCCTGCGTGTCACCGATGATGAAGCCATGGAAGCTGTAAAGGAAGCTAATGGCGCTATTCGTGTGGAAATCGAAGCCTTGCTCTCCATGGGTATTATCAACTCGCCTATGGCAGGCTCTGACATACGCGTTGCCAGCGGCAATTTTGTCACCGCAAAACCAGTTGGCGTGCTTGAAGGTGTGGATTTGCAACACACGGGAGAAGTACGCAAGGTCGATGCCGTTGGCATACAAAAACGTCTGGATGATGGCGAGGTAGTATTGCTATCCCCGCTCGGTTATTCATCGATTGGCGAAGTATTTAACCTCACGCTGGAAGATGTAGCCGTGAGCGCTGCAATTGCGCTGGACGCAGATAAACTGATCTTCTTGATGGATTCAACAGGCGTACACAACGCCCGTGGTGAGCTATTGCGCGAAATGACCGCAGATAAAGCCAAAAACATGCTGCGTAATATTGAGAACAATGTCGCCCAGAATACCGATGTGAAAAACTTCACCGAAGATGAAGGCTACTACCTGCCTGCCGCCATCCGTGCCTGCGATAACGGAGTGGCGCGTACACACTTGATTAGCCGCCATGTAGACGGCGCGATACTGCAAGAGCTATTCACCTATGACGGTATCGGCACCATGATTACCGAAGCATCGCTCGAATCCATACGCCCTGCTGAGATTGGCGATGTGGGCGGGATATTGCAGCTCATAGAACCGCTAGAAGCAGAAGGCGTATTAGTACGCCGTGGACGTGAGCGGCTAGAGATGGAAATCAACTGCTTTCATGTGATGGAACATGATGGCCGCATCATCGGCTGCGCTGCGATTTACCCTTATCTTGAAGAAAAAACAGCAGAACTCGCTTGCATGGCTATACATCCGTCATTCAGGCGCGGCGGGCGTGGTGACAGGCTATTGAACTACTGCCTGGAAGTAGCAAAAGAGCAAAAGCTGAAATCCGTGTTCGTGCTCACTACCCGCACTGAACACTGGTTTATTGAACGTGGATTTATCGAAAAAGATGTAGATGCCTTGCCGCAAAACCGCAAAGCCCTTTACAACTTGCAGCGCAGATCCAAGATTTTTATTAGGGCTCTGTAA
- a CDS encoding GGDEF domain-containing protein, whose amino-acid sequence MQSPSIKSVLSKLITLTGERETHSLEISLAQTLFDLVAPGAVVIYRALNIEQHIFSATLIDGAPFQEIIPRPLLHALEKCIKSGNACEYQDEGQALVMLYPLKSSKNEPVAVVAIQSPEHESQFREVTGMLLQIYQNFMELMNDNERDTLTGLLNRKTFERKIGKVITRIQHLSNREEDHGEHKQFFAIFDIDHFKNVNDQYGHLVGDEVLLRFSQLMTLNLRDKDLLFRFGGEEFVGVFECRNIDEMKMVLERFRGKIEVFPFPQVGQVTISTGFTEISGYDVSSQIIDRADVSLYYAKNHGRNQVSNYEELVEAGLLQENKIEGDIELF is encoded by the coding sequence TTGCAATCACCTAGTATTAAATCCGTATTATCCAAGTTGATCACACTCACTGGTGAAAGAGAGACACACTCTCTTGAAATCTCCTTGGCGCAGACTTTGTTTGATTTGGTGGCGCCAGGTGCGGTGGTGATCTATCGCGCATTGAATATTGAGCAACACATCTTTTCCGCCACCTTGATTGATGGCGCGCCTTTTCAGGAAATCATTCCACGGCCTTTGTTGCATGCGCTAGAGAAATGTATCAAGTCGGGTAATGCCTGCGAATACCAAGATGAAGGCCAAGCCTTGGTCATGCTTTACCCGCTTAAAAGTAGCAAAAATGAGCCAGTAGCCGTTGTAGCCATTCAGTCACCAGAGCATGAGTCACAATTCCGCGAAGTCACGGGCATGCTGCTGCAGATTTACCAGAACTTTATGGAGCTGATGAATGACAATGAGCGCGACACATTAACGGGCCTGCTTAACCGTAAAACCTTTGAGCGCAAAATTGGCAAGGTCATTACGCGTATCCAGCACCTGAGTAATCGTGAAGAAGATCATGGCGAGCATAAACAGTTTTTTGCCATTTTTGATATTGACCACTTCAAGAATGTGAATGACCAATACGGCCATTTGGTTGGGGATGAAGTCTTGCTGCGTTTTTCACAGTTGATGACGCTAAATTTGCGCGATAAAGACTTGTTGTTCCGTTTTGGTGGTGAAGAGTTTGTCGGCGTGTTTGAGTGCCGCAATATTGATGAGATGAAAATGGTGCTCGAGCGCTTCAGGGGCAAGATTGAAGTATTTCCTTTCCCGCAGGTTGGTCAGGTGACAATCAGTACAGGCTTTACTGAAATATCTGGCTATGATGTTTCATCACAAATTATTGACCGAGCTGATGTGTCACTTTATTACGCTAAGAATCATGGGCGTAATCAGGTCTCAAATTATGAAGAGCTTGTTGAGGCCGGCTTGTTGCAAGAAAATAAAATTGAAGGCGATATAGAGCTTTTTTAA
- a CDS encoding 16S rRNA (uracil(1498)-N(3))-methyltransferase, which translates to MATPRFYCPKKFSTGSNLELPENAATHAARVLRMQAGDKAILFNGDGFDYLAELTSVSKSQVGVKIISSQLISNESPLKITLLQGISAGDRMDFTIQKAVEMGVSSIQPISTQRSVVKLSAERAEKRIEHWQNVMISACEQSGRAIVPEIAAPVSLAQWFSKKPSFDLGITLAPSATQSLKELSKPTGNICLLIGAEGGLTDDEINLASLQGFKPVTLGKRILRTETAALAAIAAMQTLWGDF; encoded by the coding sequence ATGGCGACCCCAAGATTTTATTGTCCCAAAAAGTTTTCGACAGGTAGCAACCTTGAGTTACCCGAAAATGCAGCTACGCATGCAGCTAGGGTATTGCGTATGCAGGCAGGTGACAAAGCCATCTTATTTAACGGCGACGGCTTTGACTATCTAGCCGAACTGACTTCTGTCAGCAAGAGCCAAGTGGGTGTCAAAATCATTTCCAGTCAACTTATTAGCAATGAATCGCCTTTAAAGATTACCTTGCTGCAAGGCATCTCAGCAGGTGACCGTATGGATTTCACCATACAAAAAGCCGTTGAGATGGGAGTGAGTAGCATCCAGCCAATCTCAACCCAACGTAGCGTGGTCAAACTATCTGCAGAGCGCGCAGAAAAACGCATTGAGCATTGGCAAAACGTCATGATCTCAGCTTGCGAACAATCTGGTCGCGCCATTGTTCCTGAGATTGCAGCACCCGTTTCATTGGCACAGTGGTTCAGTAAAAAACCCTCTTTTGACTTGGGTATTACCCTCGCACCGAGTGCTACACAAAGCTTGAAAGAGCTGTCCAAACCCACAGGCAATATTTGTTTATTGATAGGCGCAGAAGGCGGATTAACTGACGATGAGATTAATCTCGCCAGCTTACAAGGCTTTAAACCTGTGACGTTAGGTAAGCGCATACTTCGCACAGAGACGGCAGCTTTGGCGGCGATAGCAGCCATGCAGACTTTATGGGGTGATTTTTAA
- the tkt gene encoding transketolase, with protein sequence MATRNDLCNAIRALSMDAVQKANSGHPGAPMGMAEIAEVLWNHHLRHNPTNPNWADRDRFILSNGHGSMLIYSLLHLTGYDLPMDQIKTFRQLHSQCAGHPEYGYAPGIETTTGPLGQGITNAVGFAMAEKLLADQFNKPGHDIVDHYTYCFLGDGCLMEGVSHESCALAGTWGLGKLIAFWDDNGISIDGHIEGWYTDDTVKRFEAYGWHVQSVDGHDSAAISAAVDAAKKVTDKPSMICCKTIIGKGSPNKSGSHDCHGSALGDAEVAATRAAIGWNYPPFEIPADVYAGWDGKAKGAKLEGEWDAKFAAYAKAFPAEAAEFKRRMAGDLPANWKSATDAFIAATNEKAEGIATRKASQNAITALAPILPEFLGGSADLTGSNLTSAPSFKHVVAKEPGNYISYGVREFGMFAIMNGMALHGGLLPFGGTFHMFSDYAKNALRMAALMKQRTIAVLTHDSIGQGEDGPTHQPVENTSGLRYIPRMDVWRPGSSTETAVSWVAAVERKDGPSSLVLSRQNVAGIKHDTAHFDLIRKGGYVFSDVAGKADVIIIANGSELDLAVKAAAELNAAGTKVRVVSMPSTNVFDRQDQAYKDSVLTAGVKRVAVEAAHPDFWRKYVGLDGAVVGIDTFGESAPGGVLLKEFGFTVENVVKTVKSVL encoded by the coding sequence ATGGCAACTCGTAACGACTTATGCAATGCCATCCGTGCACTATCAATGGATGCAGTTCAGAAAGCTAATTCTGGACACCCAGGCGCCCCGATGGGGATGGCCGAAATCGCAGAAGTACTTTGGAATCACCATCTGCGTCACAACCCAACTAACCCTAACTGGGCTGACCGCGACCGCTTCATCTTGTCAAACGGCCACGGTTCTATGTTGATCTATTCTTTGCTGCATCTGACAGGCTACGACCTGCCGATGGACCAGATCAAGACTTTCCGCCAATTGCATTCACAGTGTGCAGGCCACCCTGAATATGGTTATGCACCTGGCATTGAAACCACCACTGGCCCACTAGGCCAAGGTATTACCAATGCAGTTGGTTTTGCGATGGCTGAAAAATTACTGGCTGACCAGTTCAACAAGCCAGGCCACGATATCGTTGACCATTACACCTACTGTTTCCTCGGCGATGGCTGCTTAATGGAAGGCGTTTCCCACGAGTCATGTGCGCTAGCTGGTACATGGGGTCTGGGCAAGCTGATTGCATTCTGGGATGACAATGGTATCTCGATCGACGGCCACATTGAAGGCTGGTACACTGATGACACCGTTAAGCGCTTTGAAGCATACGGCTGGCATGTCCAATCAGTAGACGGTCATGATTCAGCTGCCATCAGCGCTGCTGTTGACGCTGCGAAAAAAGTGACCGACAAGCCATCTATGATTTGCTGCAAAACTATCATTGGTAAAGGCTCACCAAACAAATCAGGTAGCCATGATTGCCATGGTTCTGCACTGGGCGATGCTGAAGTTGCTGCAACCCGTGCCGCTATCGGCTGGAACTATCCTCCATTTGAAATCCCTGCTGACGTTTACGCAGGTTGGGATGGCAAGGCCAAGGGCGCTAAGCTTGAAGGCGAATGGGATGCTAAATTTGCAGCTTATGCAAAAGCGTTCCCAGCTGAAGCAGCAGAATTCAAACGTCGTATGGCAGGTGACTTGCCAGCAAACTGGAAATCAGCAACTGATGCGTTTATTGCTGCTACCAACGAAAAAGCTGAAGGCATTGCTACACGTAAGGCTTCACAAAATGCGATTACCGCATTGGCGCCAATCCTGCCTGAATTCCTAGGCGGCTCAGCTGACTTGACTGGTTCTAACCTGACCAGCGCCCCTAGCTTTAAGCATGTGGTTGCTAAAGAGCCAGGTAACTACATCTCTTACGGTGTGCGTGAATTCGGTATGTTCGCAATCATGAACGGTATGGCATTGCACGGTGGCTTGCTGCCATTCGGCGGTACTTTCCACATGTTCTCAGACTACGCCAAGAACGCATTGCGTATGGCTGCATTGATGAAACAACGCACCATTGCTGTATTGACTCATGATTCTATCGGTCAAGGTGAAGATGGCCCAACTCACCAACCAGTTGAAAATACTTCTGGCCTGCGTTACATCCCTCGTATGGATGTATGGCGTCCAGGTAGCTCTACCGAGACAGCAGTGTCATGGGTAGCGGCTGTTGAGCGTAAAGATGGTCCTTCAAGCCTGGTATTGAGCCGTCAGAATGTCGCTGGTATCAAGCACGACACAGCGCACTTTGACCTGATCCGCAAGGGTGGTTATGTGTTCTCTGATGTGGCTGGCAAGGCTGATGTCATTATCATCGCTAACGGTTCAGAACTTGATTTGGCAGTGAAAGCTGCTGCTGAGTTGAATGCTGCTGGTACCAAGGTGCGCGTGGTTTCTATGCCATCTACCAACGTATTTGACCGTCAAGATCAAGCCTATAAGGATAGCGTATTGACCGCAGGTGTTAAGCGTGTGGCTGTTGAAGCTGCTCACCCTGACTTCTGGCGCAAGTATGTAGGTCTGGATGGCGCTGTTGTTGGTATCGACACCTTTGGTGAATCAGCTCCTGGTGGCGTACTTCTGAAGGAATTTGGTTTTACTGTTGAGAACGTAGTTAAGACAGTTAAATCAGTTCTGTAA
- a CDS encoding Csu type fimbrial protein produces MMRNSGCLLRCLLLLAGLGFLSDAQADATCLATSLGPIIIYDPADSAPRSGLGGISVTCTYVGLGTVGVAYQIQLSQGFSNNYLARNMRFLVTNSLVYNLYTDPAYSIIWGNGGSGTAMVSDSYTMGAGVILKSYPVYVQIPARQAVVAGVYLDTINATITY; encoded by the coding sequence ATGATGCGAAATTCTGGTTGTTTGTTACGATGCCTACTGCTGTTGGCTGGGCTGGGTTTTCTCTCCGATGCCCAGGCAGATGCTACATGCCTGGCTACTTCTCTTGGCCCTATTATTATTTATGACCCTGCTGATTCTGCGCCAAGATCAGGTCTGGGTGGCATTAGCGTTACTTGCACCTATGTCGGTCTCGGCACCGTTGGAGTGGCTTACCAGATACAACTTAGTCAAGGCTTTAGCAATAATTATCTGGCGCGCAACATGCGGTTTCTAGTGACGAATTCTTTGGTCTATAACTTATATACAGATCCCGCATACAGCATTATCTGGGGTAATGGCGGCTCTGGTACTGCGATGGTGAGTGATAGTTATACGATGGGGGCTGGCGTTATTCTCAAATCCTATCCGGTATATGTACAGATTCCAGCACGGCAGGCCGTAGTTGCTGGTGTTTATCTAGATACCATCAACGCAACGATAACGTATTAG
- a CDS encoding Nramp family divalent metal transporter produces the protein MFQAILNRLPRTATAPFCPSEVRGTINIPAGTSFWKKLLKFAGPGLLVSVGYMDPGNWATDIEAGSRYGYGLLFVILLSSLIAIFLQTLCLRLGIASRKDLARLCREHYSPRVGKVLWLMAELAIIACDLAEVLGTALAFHLLFGCSILVGVLLTAFDTLIVLGLKGRGFRQVEAIVLGLILTIALCFCIELILIQPDYAMAAKGLIPSLHALADTQSLYLAVAILGATVMPHNLYLHSSIVQTRVVSDRIEDKREAIQLSTIGTLVSLSLAFFVNAAIMILAASAFHANGHIGVADIEYAYHLLDPVVGSAFAGIIFGLALMAAGQSSTFTGTIAGQVIMEGFLDLKIPCWQRRLITRFLALIPALIGVLVWGEGAVGKLLVLSQVVLSMQLPFAIYPLLKLTGNRAVMGEFATGWLAKMLAWSLFVLISALNVWLIYQFFV, from the coding sequence ATGTTTCAAGCCATCCTCAATAGATTACCTCGCACCGCCACGGCACCATTTTGCCCGTCTGAAGTGCGTGGCACCATAAATATTCCAGCAGGCACGTCGTTCTGGAAAAAGCTGCTTAAATTTGCGGGCCCTGGTTTGCTGGTCTCCGTTGGCTATATGGACCCAGGCAACTGGGCAACCGATATTGAGGCTGGTTCTCGGTATGGCTATGGGCTTTTATTTGTCATTTTGCTTTCAAGCCTGATTGCTATATTTCTGCAAACCTTGTGTTTGAGGTTGGGGATTGCAAGCAGGAAAGATCTGGCAAGGCTTTGTCGTGAGCACTACAGCCCGCGCGTAGGAAAGGTACTGTGGTTAATGGCAGAGCTTGCCATTATTGCTTGTGATTTGGCCGAAGTGTTAGGTACCGCATTGGCATTTCATCTCTTATTTGGCTGCTCCATATTGGTCGGGGTTTTACTCACGGCATTTGATACTTTGATCGTGCTTGGGCTGAAGGGGCGTGGTTTTCGCCAGGTGGAGGCCATTGTGCTCGGGCTGATCTTGACTATTGCATTGTGTTTTTGTATTGAATTAATATTGATTCAACCAGATTATGCGATGGCTGCCAAAGGCTTGATTCCTTCACTGCATGCCCTTGCTGACACGCAGTCACTTTATCTGGCAGTGGCGATATTAGGCGCGACAGTCATGCCGCATAATTTATATCTGCATTCGTCAATTGTGCAAACGCGTGTGGTCAGTGACCGTATTGAAGATAAGCGCGAAGCGATTCAGCTTTCAACGATTGGTACCCTGGTATCGCTAAGCCTGGCATTCTTCGTCAACGCTGCCATCATGATCCTTGCAGCGTCTGCGTTTCACGCCAACGGCCATATTGGTGTGGCGGATATAGAATACGCCTACCATTTATTAGACCCCGTTGTCGGCTCGGCATTTGCGGGCATCATTTTCGGTTTGGCACTAATGGCGGCAGGGCAAAGCTCAACCTTCACTGGCACCATTGCAGGCCAAGTGATTATGGAAGGTTTCCTTGACCTGAAAATCCCATGCTGGCAGCGCCGCTTAATCACCCGTTTTTTGGCATTGATTCCAGCGCTTATTGGTGTGTTGGTCTGGGGCGAGGGCGCAGTTGGCAAGCTATTGGTGTTGAGCCAAGTGGTGCTGAGTATGCAACTACCATTTGCGATTTACCCGCTGCTTAAATTGACGGGGAATCGTGCCGTCATGGGCGAGTTTGCGACGGGCTGGTTGGCTAAAATGCTGGCTTGGAGTTTGTTTGTGTTGATCTCAGCACTAAATGTTTGGCTGATTTACCAATTCTTCGTATAG
- a CDS encoding thioredoxin family protein: protein MASVQPPVCDFGWKAPDFNLLGTDDQYWQLADIQGEKGTLVMFICNHCPYVKSIRQRLVSDVRELKALGINTIAIMSNDVADYPEDSFDNMKAIAAEFDFSFPYVLDETQAVAKAYGAICTPDFFGFNAKLELQYRGRFDESRKELAPESTRDLFKAMQQVAETGQGPREQIASMGCSIKWRSESQA from the coding sequence ATGGCAAGTGTTCAACCACCTGTATGTGATTTTGGCTGGAAAGCGCCTGACTTCAATCTGCTTGGCACCGATGATCAGTATTGGCAGCTGGCCGACATACAGGGCGAAAAAGGCACATTGGTCATGTTTATCTGTAACCACTGCCCGTACGTAAAGTCTATCCGTCAGCGCTTGGTATCAGATGTGCGTGAGTTAAAGGCGCTGGGTATCAATACCATTGCGATTATGTCCAATGATGTGGCCGATTACCCAGAAGATTCGTTCGATAACATGAAGGCAATCGCTGCCGAATTTGATTTTTCTTTTCCTTATGTTTTAGATGAAACGCAGGCCGTTGCTAAAGCCTATGGTGCAATCTGTACGCCTGATTTTTTTGGGTTTAATGCCAAACTAGAGTTGCAGTACCGAGGTCGTTTTGATGAGTCTCGTAAAGAGCTTGCGCCTGAAAGTACGCGCGATTTGTTCAAGGCGATGCAGCAGGTTGCAGAAACTGGCCAAGGCCCGCGTGAGCAGATTGCAAGTATGGGATGCTCAATCAAATGGAGAAGTGAAAGTCAGGCATAG
- a CDS encoding fimbrial biogenesis chaperone: MQRASKIVAIATVWGAFVLLSGSALSGTALQISPLRIEFSTKLPSTTITVKNRGDSPSLVQAQIFRWAQQNGQDVLEPSRDVLVSPPVFTVKAGGEQILRALIRIQPQDKKEITYRLVLREVADQVNPDPTQQGVRVLLGFSLPVFINPANKPEQKLIWEAKKLDERKLAVALKNEGDSHIQVTSFQLENTSGNVIKQTQMAYVLSENERQWVFDIDAIDSLGASLTVVAKTDNGELREKVALERP, from the coding sequence ATGCAGCGCGCGTCAAAAATAGTGGCTATTGCCACTGTGTGGGGTGCTTTCGTCTTGCTTTCTGGCTCTGCACTTAGTGGTACGGCATTGCAGATATCGCCATTGCGGATTGAGTTCTCTACCAAACTGCCCTCCACAACGATTACGGTAAAAAATCGTGGAGATTCTCCTAGTCTGGTACAAGCGCAAATATTTCGCTGGGCCCAGCAAAACGGACAGGATGTTTTAGAGCCTTCTCGCGATGTGCTTGTCAGCCCCCCAGTCTTTACTGTAAAGGCTGGGGGTGAGCAAATATTGCGGGCATTGATTCGTATCCAACCTCAAGATAAAAAAGAAATCACTTATCGCCTAGTATTGCGGGAGGTGGCTGATCAGGTAAATCCAGATCCGACACAACAAGGCGTCAGGGTATTGCTTGGGTTTAGTTTGCCGGTATTTATTAACCCAGCCAATAAACCGGAGCAAAAGCTGATCTGGGAGGCAAAAAAACTGGATGAGAGGAAGCTGGCAGTTGCCCTGAAAAATGAAGGTGATAGCCATATTCAGGTGACATCTTTTCAGTTGGAAAATACGAGCGGTAATGTCATCAAGCAAACGCAAATGGCTTATGTGCTGTCGGAAAATGAGCGGCAATGGGTTTTTGATATCGATGCGATCGATAGTCTGGGGGCTAGTCTCACTGTTGTAGCCAAAACGGATAATGGGGAACTCCGTGAGAAAGTTGCACTGGAGCGCCCTTAG
- a CDS encoding fimbria/pilus outer membrane usher protein: protein MRKLHWSALSFFLLVMLSIELGSAEEIFIIAVPEVGDSANILPRPHLRMAKTLFQEVAYEANINHQAQQETVVFLRTESGYLLASRNFLKQSRVVVPPNVQAIEYEGDYFVPINQLQQTNLEVDEQRGEVKMTLPAATFNATQIESRKPVKFPPQLEQGAFLNYDLFAQKDNIGSQFDGRFELGVFNHYGVGISSMLANSFNGQEKLIRLDSNWTVDQPENLASWRYGDSINRGGSVGRPIRFGGIQFSTNFATQPDFISFPQFGLNGSAALPSTVDLYINNIKTFSQQVAPGPFSINNLPLLTGSGEARLVVRDLFGREQLITQPYYASRSVLRKGLNDYSYEAGFERFSYGLVSNDYRDFFASATQRYGWSDNLTIEAHGEIKAQQQTASAASVWLIPRIGIVDSTVALSTDQNRGAGQSVSAGFERQAVGWSYGVRTQLANKGFSQLGLSDSISVPSRMNTMFVAWNHPRFGSFGVNYIDQENREVPSAKLLNLNYSKTVFDSWFLNVNAFKNIEDSQGYTLSINLIKAIDERTSATAMLNRSRGYSENTVQVQRSLPVGEGVGYRVLAGQGDLNQTQAGLSAQNDVGTYSVEAAQTRGENAYRATVSGGVILSRGNVLMTRRIGDAFGVVDVSGYPNVKVYAENQLIGKTDSNGLRAIPNLRSYQSNMITIDPTDIPFDSQLESAEVNAVPYYRSGAYVKFPIDKEKAATLRVLQKDQTPVPAGALFEVNDSTTPFIVSDDGMLFLKHLKENNHIKGHWQDQLCEVDIAYPQTDDPLPELGEFVCQ from the coding sequence GTGAGAAAGTTGCACTGGAGCGCCCTTAGTTTTTTCTTATTAGTGATGCTTTCGATTGAGCTTGGAAGTGCCGAAGAGATTTTTATTATCGCTGTACCAGAGGTAGGCGATTCGGCAAATATTCTCCCAAGACCACATCTGCGCATGGCAAAAACCTTGTTCCAGGAGGTTGCCTATGAAGCCAATATCAATCACCAAGCCCAGCAGGAAACGGTCGTTTTCTTGCGGACGGAGAGTGGCTATCTGTTGGCTTCGCGCAATTTTTTGAAGCAATCACGTGTTGTAGTGCCACCGAATGTCCAGGCTATTGAATATGAGGGCGATTACTTCGTGCCTATTAATCAATTACAGCAAACCAACCTGGAAGTCGATGAACAACGAGGGGAAGTGAAAATGACGTTGCCCGCCGCTACTTTCAATGCGACCCAAATCGAGAGCAGAAAGCCAGTTAAGTTTCCACCACAACTGGAACAAGGCGCTTTTCTGAATTACGATTTATTTGCGCAAAAAGACAATATTGGCTCGCAGTTCGATGGCAGGTTCGAGCTAGGCGTTTTTAATCATTATGGCGTTGGTATTTCGAGCATGCTGGCAAATAGCTTCAATGGGCAAGAGAAGTTGATTCGCCTCGATTCGAACTGGACGGTAGATCAGCCAGAAAATCTTGCCAGCTGGCGCTATGGTGACTCTATCAACCGGGGCGGCAGTGTGGGCAGGCCTATCAGGTTTGGCGGCATTCAATTCAGTACCAATTTTGCCACACAACCCGATTTTATTAGCTTCCCGCAATTTGGGCTTAATGGCAGTGCGGCTTTACCTTCAACTGTTGATCTTTATATCAACAACATCAAGACATTTAGCCAGCAGGTTGCCCCTGGGCCATTCTCAATTAACAATCTGCCGCTTTTAACTGGTAGCGGCGAGGCCAGGCTTGTTGTACGGGATCTATTCGGGCGAGAGCAGTTGATTACGCAGCCTTATTACGCCAGCCGCAGCGTTTTAAGAAAAGGATTGAATGATTACTCCTATGAGGCTGGGTTTGAGCGTTTTAGCTACGGTTTAGTGAGCAATGATTACCGCGATTTTTTTGCCTCAGCCACGCAGAGATATGGCTGGAGCGATAACCTGACTATCGAAGCACACGGCGAGATAAAAGCTCAGCAACAAACAGCGAGTGCGGCTAGCGTGTGGCTTATACCTAGGATTGGTATCGTTGATAGTACTGTGGCGCTGAGTACGGATCAGAATCGTGGTGCTGGTCAGTCAGTCTCAGCTGGTTTTGAACGTCAGGCAGTAGGTTGGAGTTATGGGGTCCGTACGCAGCTTGCTAATAAAGGATTTAGCCAGCTTGGTTTGTCAGACTCTATTTCGGTGCCATCAAGGATGAATACCATGTTTGTTGCATGGAATCACCCCCGTTTTGGTTCGTTTGGGGTTAACTATATTGATCAGGAGAATCGAGAAGTGCCCTCAGCCAAGCTGTTGAACCTGAATTACAGTAAAACGGTTTTTGATAGCTGGTTTTTGAATGTGAATGCATTTAAAAACATAGAGGATAGTCAGGGCTATACGCTGAGTATTAACCTTATTAAGGCGATAGATGAAAGAACGAGTGCTACCGCTATGCTGAATCGTAGTCGTGGCTACTCAGAGAATACGGTGCAAGTGCAACGCAGCCTGCCAGTCGGTGAGGGCGTTGGATATCGTGTGCTGGCGGGGCAGGGTGATTTGAACCAAACCCAGGCTGGGCTTAGTGCGCAGAATGATGTAGGCACATATTCAGTTGAGGCCGCACAGACTCGTGGGGAAAATGCCTATCGTGCTACCGTGAGTGGTGGGGTGATTCTTTCAAGGGGTAATGTTCTGATGACTCGCCGCATTGGCGATGCCTTTGGTGTGGTTGATGTGAGCGGCTATCCTAATGTGAAAGTCTATGCCGAGAATCAACTGATAGGTAAGACTGATAGCAATGGTCTCAGGGCTATCCCTAACTTGCGTTCTTATCAGTCGAACATGATTACGATTGACCCTACGGATATCCCATTCGATTCGCAATTGGAATCTGCTGAAGTCAATGCCGTTCCCTACTATCGTAGCGGTGCCTATGTGAAATTCCCTATCGATAAAGAAAAAGCTGCGACATTACGTGTGCTGCAAAAAGACCAGACGCCGGTGCCTGCTGGTGCCTTGTTTGAAGTGAACGATAGTACTACTCCATTCATTGTTTCGGACGATGGCATGCTATTTCTCAAGCATCTCAAGGAAAATAACCATATCAAGGGTCACTGGCAGGATCAGCTTTGCGAGGTGGATATTGCTTACCCGCAAACGGATGATCCCCTGCCTGAGCTGGGGGAGTTTGTGTGCCAGTGA